ATTCTCTCGGCGCTACGCTGCCCAGCATCAGGGGCCCCTGCCCACCTATCTCAAGCCGGAACACTATGCGGCGATCCGCGCCAATGCCGATCGTGTGAGCGTCCATCACGCCAATTTCACCGAGCTTCTCGCTTCGAAGCCGGCTGCCTCGCGCGATCGCTATGTCCTGCTCGATGCGCAGGACTGGATGACCGAGGAGCAGCTCAACGGCCTTTGGGCGGAGATCACCCGTACGGCGCGCGAAGGCGCCCGCGTAATCTTCCGCACGGCTGCCGAAAAGAGCATCATCGAGGGCCGCCTCTCTCCCGCGATCCGTGATCAGTGGGTCTATTTCGAGGAGCGCTCACAGGAACTTAACACTCGTGACCGTTCGGCCATCTATGGCGGCTTCCACATCTATGGAAAAAAAGCGTGAGCCAGGCGGATACGGGCATAAAAAACAGCGCGAACAACCACGCCAAGCTGATGGACGGCATGTACCGCTATCAGCGCCACATCTATGACCTGACCCGCAAATATTACCTGTTCGGCCGCGATCGAACGATCGAACAGCTGAATGTTCCCGTCGGTGGCTCGCTCCTGGAAGTGGGCTGCGGCACAGGTCGCAATATGCTGCTCGCCTATCGGCGCTTCCCTTCTGCCCGCCTTTATGGCCTCGATATCTCGCAGGAAATGCTGATTTCCGCCCGCAATAATTTCCGCGGCCTGAAACAGATGCCGGATTTTCGTGTCGCCGATGCCACAGCCTTTTCCGCTGCCGATTTCGGCACCAACGGCTTTGACCGCGTCATGATTTCCTACGCGCTGTCGATGATCCCCGACTGGAAAAATGCCATCGACGCGTCGCTCGATGCTGTCGCACCGGGCGGTGAGCTACACATCGTCGATTTCGGCCAGCAGGAAGGGTTGCCAGGCTGGTTCCGTGCCATACTCAAAGGCTGGCTGAAGAAATTCCACGTCACGCCCCGCG
The Rhizobium sp. 11515TR DNA segment above includes these coding regions:
- a CDS encoding class I SAM-dependent methyltransferase, yielding MSQADTGIKNSANNHAKLMDGMYRYQRHIYDLTRKYYLFGRDRTIEQLNVPVGGSLLEVGCGTGRNMLLAYRRFPSARLYGLDISQEMLISARNNFRGLKQMPDFRVADATAFSAADFGTNGFDRVMISYALSMIPDWKNAIDASLDAVAPGGELHIVDFGQQEGLPGWFRAILKGWLKKFHVTPRADLLTVLEEKAAVRGMSVKTEKIGRGYAWRAVATRHGA